A stretch of the Coprobacillus cateniformis genome encodes the following:
- a CDS encoding ABC transporter ATP-binding protein, with amino-acid sequence MLELKNISVVFNQGTVNEKIALSHVNLELEKGDFVTIIGSNGAGKSTLFQTISGAVEATEGQVILNGQDLSHMPEYKRSRFIGRLFQDPLKGTAPSMTIEENLSLASQRGQHFRLTLFSHKHKQEMKQALAELNLGLEERLDMKVGTLSGGQRQALTLLMATYVKPELLLLDEHTAALDPKTAQKVLEISSRLVEEHQITTLMITHNMEDALKYGNKTMIMKDGQVIAVIEGDKREKMSVEELIHLYSSSTHDYNDRIFLKQ; translated from the coding sequence ATGTTAGAATTGAAGAATATTTCAGTTGTTTTTAATCAGGGAACAGTTAATGAAAAAATTGCTCTTTCTCATGTGAATCTCGAATTAGAGAAAGGTGATTTTGTAACAATTATTGGTAGTAATGGGGCAGGTAAATCAACTCTTTTTCAAACAATCTCAGGAGCTGTAGAGGCCACAGAGGGACAAGTTATCTTAAATGGTCAAGATTTAAGTCACATGCCAGAATATAAACGTTCACGTTTTATTGGTAGATTGTTTCAAGACCCATTAAAAGGAACTGCACCTTCAATGACAATTGAGGAAAACTTATCTTTAGCATCACAACGCGGTCAGCATTTTCGTTTAACATTGTTTTCTCATAAGCATAAGCAGGAAATGAAACAAGCGCTTGCTGAACTAAATCTTGGTTTAGAAGAAAGACTAGACATGAAAGTGGGTACACTTTCAGGAGGGCAGCGACAAGCATTGACATTGCTCATGGCGACATATGTAAAACCTGAACTTTTATTGCTGGATGAACATACTGCTGCATTAGATCCTAAAACAGCTCAAAAGGTACTGGAAATTTCTTCACGACTTGTTGAAGAACATCAAATTACAACTTTGATGATTACTCATAATATGGAAGATGCTCTTAAATATGGAAACAAAACTATGATTATGAAAGATGGACAAGTTATAGCTGTTATTGAAGGTGATAAAAGAGAAAAGATGAGTGTTGAAGAGTTAATTCATTTGTATTCTTCTTCTACTCATGACTATAATGATCGTATATTCTTAAAACAATAA
- a CDS encoding ABC transporter permease has protein sequence MNLTIILGALELGGIFAIMSLGLYISYKILNLPDLTVDGSFTLGCAVSAIFTVHAMPLIGMIAAFFAGCIAGLVTGLLITKFKIMPLLAGILTMTGLYSLNLRIMDDSPNISLFEYRTLFTTFESFDPYHKVIIILIIVLLICFCLHYFLRTQLGLALRACGDNEDMVRASSIDTNKMKILGLSLANGFVSMAGAIFAQHQTFADINSGTGMMVIGLASIIVGMTFIKNDKVVFQLVAVVFGAIFYRAVLTVALQLGLPSGDLKLLSAVLVVIAIASANMKRRRS, from the coding sequence ATGAATTTAACGATCATTTTAGGAGCATTAGAACTTGGGGGCATATTTGCGATTATGTCCCTTGGTCTTTATATAAGCTATAAAATATTAAATTTACCAGATTTAACAGTTGATGGAAGTTTCACATTAGGATGTGCAGTAAGTGCAATATTTACAGTTCATGCAATGCCACTAATTGGTATGATTGCTGCATTTTTTGCAGGATGTATTGCTGGACTTGTGACAGGTTTGTTAATTACAAAGTTTAAGATTATGCCATTATTGGCAGGGATTTTAACAATGACAGGTCTTTATTCTCTGAATTTAAGGATTATGGATGACTCACCTAATATTTCTTTATTTGAATATCGTACATTGTTCACTACATTTGAATCATTCGATCCCTATCATAAAGTCATTATCATTTTAATTATTGTATTGCTCATTTGTTTTTGTCTTCATTATTTCTTAAGAACACAATTAGGGTTAGCATTACGAGCTTGTGGTGATAATGAGGACATGGTTCGTGCAAGTTCAATTGATACAAATAAAATGAAAATACTTGGCTTGTCTTTAGCTAATGGATTTGTCTCAATGGCTGGAGCTATCTTTGCTCAACATCAAACTTTTGCTGATATTAATAGCGGGACTGGTATGATGGTCATTGGCTTGGCTAGCATCATTGTTGGGATGACTTTTATCAAGAATGATAAGGTTGTTTTTCAATTGGTAGCAGTGGTTTTTGGTGCTATTTTTTATCGTGCTGTATTAACAGTCGCCTTACAGCTAGGGTTGCCTTCAGGAGACTTAAAACTTTTATCAGCTGTTTTGGTAGTTATTGCTATTGCATCAGCTAATATGAAAAGGAGGCGCTCATAA
- a CDS encoding ABC transporter substrate-binding protein, with translation MKTKLIKGLFAAGLAANMLVGCGSNDASTNVKDIKKVAIIQLVEHTSLNTIKSSFDKQMKELGYEEGKNIEYVFKNAQGDNNTAASIIQEFKAQNPDVVMAIATPVAQAAAKLSIDTPIIFSAVSDPVGAKLTNSLEKPDKNITGTSDEIQVELILERALQINPNLKKLGVIYNKGEANSVTNIQKAKTYAKSKNIELIEATVTNVNEVQTAIDVLTSKCDAVFAPNDNTVASAMNVVGTACAKAKIPLYVGADSMVQDGGFLSVGINYEELGKETANMVDKVLKGTKIEDIPVKVFKDNLNIYVNQSVLNQLGIELPESIKNDKSLSMIK, from the coding sequence ATGAAAACAAAATTAATTAAAGGTTTATTTGCTGCAGGGTTAGCTGCAAATATGTTGGTAGGATGTGGGAGCAATGATGCATCTACAAATGTAAAAGACATAAAGAAAGTGGCTATTATACAATTGGTAGAACATACTTCATTAAATACAATTAAGAGTTCTTTTGATAAACAAATGAAAGAATTAGGATATGAAGAGGGTAAGAATATTGAATATGTCTTCAAGAATGCACAAGGGGATAACAACACAGCGGCCAGTATTATACAGGAATTTAAAGCACAGAATCCAGACGTTGTGATGGCTATTGCAACTCCTGTGGCTCAAGCAGCTGCTAAATTATCAATAGATACACCCATTATCTTTTCAGCAGTTAGTGATCCAGTTGGAGCTAAGTTAACAAATTCGTTAGAAAAACCAGATAAGAATATTACTGGAACAAGTGATGAAATTCAGGTTGAACTGATTTTGGAAAGAGCATTACAAATTAATCCAAATCTTAAAAAGTTAGGAGTTATTTATAATAAAGGTGAAGCGAATTCAGTAACAAATATACAAAAAGCAAAAACATATGCGAAGAGCAAGAATATTGAATTGATAGAAGCTACAGTCACAAATGTTAATGAAGTACAAACAGCTATTGATGTCTTAACAAGTAAGTGTGATGCTGTATTTGCTCCAAATGATAATACTGTTGCAAGTGCAATGAATGTTGTGGGAACAGCTTGTGCAAAAGCAAAGATTCCTTTATATGTTGGTGCTGATTCAATGGTTCAGGATGGTGGATTTTTAAGTGTTGGTATTAATTATGAAGAACTAGGAAAAGAAACAGCTAATATGGTTGACAAAGTTTTAAAAGGAACAAAAATTGAAGATATTCCAGTAAAAGTATTTAAAGATAATTTAAATATTTATGTCAATCAAAGTGTTTTAAATCAATTAGGTATTGAATTACCAGAAAGTATCAAAAATGATAAATCATTATCAATGATAAAATAG